A stretch of the Panicum virgatum strain AP13 chromosome 9N, P.virgatum_v5, whole genome shotgun sequence genome encodes the following:
- the LOC120689615 gene encoding transcription termination factor MTEF1, chloroplastic-like isoform X5, with product MPLHSRCILVFPCPALHVGASPNPSDRGANHITAMPLCSFYASTSLPVAKPQQSVASSKPHSTAAASVATTVPTRGATTTTATTVSTATAALSLHLPELPSQVKDKILSLELMGVDYGRALELNPALRDAAPESIHAVVSFLQSRGLHFKDLGRVFGMCPSVLTASVRADLRPVFAFLAEDLGVPESAHRRVVVKCPRVLACSVRDQLRPALIYLRRLGFRDTRALALQDPILLVSSVERTLAPKLEFLAGVGMSRDDAVAMVLRCPALFTFSIERNYRPKFEYLVEAMGGGVEDIKAFPQFFAFSLEKRIVPRHRAVEEAGVTMPLPDMLKATDAEFTEMLEKEQRLREQAAATD from the coding sequence ATGCCACTTCACTCCCGCTGCATCCTCGTCTtcccctgccctgccctgcaCGTCGGAGCCTCTCCAAATCCATCTGATAGGGGAGCTAATCACATCACAGCGATGCCGCTCTGCAGCTTCTACGCCTCCACCTCCCTCCCCGTCGCCAAGCCGCAGCAGTCCGTCGCGTCCTCTAAGCCCCactccaccgccgcggcctccgtgGCGACAACCGTGCCGACGCGCGGCGCGACGACGACAACGGCGACGACTGTGtccacggccacggcggcgctgtcgctGCACCTTCCCGAGCTGCCGTCGCAGGTGAAGGACAAGATCCTGAGCCTGGAGCTGATGGGCGTGGACTACGGGCGCGCGCTGGAGCTGAACCCTGCGCTCCGCGACGCGGCGCCGGAGTCCATCCACGCGGTGGTGTCCTTCCTCCAGTCCCGCGGGCTCCACTTCAAGGACCTCGGCCGCGTCTTCGGCATGTGCCCATCCGTGCTCACCGCCAGCGTCCGCGCCGACCTCCGCCCCGTCTTCGCCTTCCTCGCCGAGGACCTCGGCGTCCCGGAGTCCGCGCACCGCCGCGTCGTCGTCAAGTGCCCGCGCGTGCTCGCCTGCAGCGTCCGCGaccagctccgccccgcgctcATCTACCTCCGCCGCCTGGGCTTCCGGGACACCCGCGCGCTGGCGCTGCAGGACCCGATCCTCCTCGTCTCCAGCGTGGAGCGCACCCTGGCGCCGAAGCTCGAGTTCCTGGCCGGGGTCGGCATGTCCCGCGACGACGCCGTCGCCATGGTGCTGCGGTGCCCGGCGCTGTTCACCTTCAGCATCGAGCGCAACTACAGGCCCAAGTTCGAGTACCTGGTGGaggccatgggcggcggcgtggaggacaTCAAGGCGTTCCCGCAGTTCTTCGCCTTCAGCCTTGAGAAGCGGATCgtgccgcgccaccgcgccgtggAAGAGGCCGGCGTCACGATGCCGCTGCCGGACATGCTCAAGGCCACCGACGCGGAGTTCACGGAGATGCTGGAGAAGGAGCAGAGGCTGCGGGAGCAGGCCGCAGCGACAGACTGA